TTTATCTATACTTTTCTAAAGGTGAGTGACCTACTGTATATAGGTTACTACCTCGATAACATCAATTTCTTAACTGCTTAAGAGACGTGAGGcagttttattgttaaaaaaccACTTGAAACTTCACCTTTATAAGCACACACTGAATACCAATGCACTTCGTGTCCTCGTAAAGATTTTGCAGAATGTCAACAGTAAAACTTTAGGTTTTATTCACAAGACACAACAGGGAGCTGCAGttgctgtttacattttcttgcaACGACCTAAGGGTTGTTTACATGTTAGCTGAGACTACAGAGTTCTCTTAAGATGGATAAAAGTGTTGTTTCTATAAAAGTCTAAGGTATATTAAAGTATTGTTTCCTTAGAGGTGTTAAAAATAGATTAAAGTATTGTTTCtttagatgtatgaaaatagagTATTGTTTCTGTAGAGGTATTAGAAATAGATtaagttttgtttctttagaGATATTTGTGTCTGTAGAGGCATTAACATAGATTAAAGTGTTGTTCGTTTATCGAGattttaaaaatagattaaagtattgtttctttagaggcattaaaatataaaaaaaagtgtcagttTCTTTATACAGatttcaaaaatgtatttaagtgttgTTTCTCACTGTTTCTTACCTTGTTAATGGCAGCGTGCTGAGGCTTGACCAGATTCAATTTAAGGTCTTGTCTCTTCTGAGGACTCTGTCCGAAGTCGCCGTGACTGTCGTCTAGAATCTCCCTGTCGTTTTCGTCCACCTCCTTGTCGTCCAGCATTTCGAGCTTGTCCTCGAGACTCCTTTCGAAACAGCTGCTCTCTTCGGCACACACCATAAATTCGCTCAGGTCGCACTcgctgtcttcctcctcctcgatgaTGTCGTTGATGACGCCGaaggaagggggcgggggcggctCCTCCGAGACCAGATGAGAGAACTGGGTGTTGAGGAAGGTCGTCACCGAATAGGGCAGCGCGCCGTACTGCAGAGataaggaagaagatgaagagcaGGAGGACGACGACGATGTGAaggacgacgaggaggaggagactgcTGAAGGAGAGTGCCGTTGCTCCTCCGCGAGCAGATTATCTCCCGCGGACGTGACAGTCCCTGACAAGTTGACATTAGCGTTATCAAGCGGCGCTGTTGGCCGAACCTCCGGTGTACTTATCACTGGTACATCCTCTCCGCTGATTCTCTTCTCTCTGGCCTTGTCGCTCGCCTGCGCTTTCTTGTATTTGCTGTCCACTTTACTCAGAAACTTGTAGCTGTGCATGAACTTGAAGTTACTCTTGGCCTTCCCCAGGGACCTCGCCGATCGCGTCCTGGGGATgacattttccttctcttcctcctgttcACCCTTGATTAACTCGAGGTTGTTTGGTAGGGAGCCATTCTCTCTCATCAGTTCGTATTCCTGTAGTAACTGCTTTCTCGACTTCCTCCTGAGGTCCGGTGTCTTTTTATGGGCGTATACGATTTTTGGCGACGTGGGACTCATCGTCTCTTCTTGTCTGTATAGGGACGGGACGGAAGACGTCCCTCTGTCCTCGGACAGGTAGTAATTCGGCGTATAAGGCGATATCACCTCACTGGCGCTCCGCAACAGGTGGGCATCCGTCGTGTGGTGGTAATGGGCCGGCAGGTAAGGTGGGTTGTCCTCGACTGTGCTGCTCGAATCGTAGTGGCTGTCCGAGATGGACCCTTCCAATATGCTTGTGATCGAGCTCTTGCCACTCGACCCCGAGCTCTGTATACGAGGGCTAGACGACGATGACGACGACgaagatgacgacgacgacgacgacgaactGGAGAAGGCGCTTCGTATGCTCGCAGTCGACCCCCGCAGGAAGTTGCAGCCGACTTTGGGCGTGTTCACATGCTGGTGCTTGACGTCCTCGCTACTCTGGCTCTTGGTGGCGAGCTCTTCCCTCGCGCCCTTGTCGTCGAAGGAGGAGAACTTGagcaggggaaaggaggaccacGACGCCCTCTTCAGCTGGACGTCCTCCTCCTTTTTGTTGGTTTTCTCCAAGTGCAGGGAGTAACGATTGTTGCTTCGACGGAAGGAGAAGAGCGACTCGCACTTGCGGTCTTTCATTGTCTTGTTTTACCTCGCGCTGTCGCCCTGCCCTAGACGTCGCCTATGCCAACTTTTTCCCACGCACGCAGGCACGCACGAACACACACCTGTGGCATGGAGAAGCAAAGGACAAGGGCATTAACGATTCTGCTTGACAGAATAGATAGAAAACAATCATgtaatacaaacaacaaaaatagtgCAAAATAATTTCCCTACAAGTGACATTTGTAGAGCGATACATAAAAAAAGGGGACTTacaaaaaacaattacataatagaaacaacaaaaagaatacaaaacaatTACCCTAAATACAACATTCATAGAGTGATACATAAAAAAGGGGAACTTATCATAAAAGGAGAATAAACAAACGAAATATGCAGTGGTTAGAGAAGATAGAAATCATATAATGCAAAcaacaaaacgaataaaaaataatgacccTACACTGAACATTCATAGAGTAATACATGAAAAAGGGTACTtatcataaaagaagaagaaaaaaaaataccaaacaaacgAAATAACAGGTGATGAGTATAGTAAATAGGCAGTGGCCAGGTATTCGATTCTCAGCAAACCCGTTCGAAACATTGCAATGAAAACCCGAAGGGCTTCTCGCCCTGTGACTAACAGATTCCTCCGAACGACTTCCTCCATTCCTGGGATTACAGGTAGAGGTATTGGCTGGACTGGGTACTTATTATTAGGTGTGATTTGCCTGAAATAAACTGCTGGTAatcgatgcttttttttttctt
The genomic region above belongs to Macrobrachium rosenbergii isolate ZJJX-2024 chromosome 18, ASM4041242v1, whole genome shotgun sequence and contains:
- the LOC136848227 gene encoding serine-rich adhesin for platelets-like isoform X1 codes for the protein MKDRKCESLFSFRRSNNRYSLHLEKTNKKEEDVQLKRASWSSFPLLKFSSFDDKGAREELATKSQSSEDVKHQHVNTPKVGCNFLRGSTASIRSAFSSSSSSSSSSSSSSSSSSPRIQSSGSSGKSSITSILEGSISDSHYDSSSTVEDNPPYLPAHYHHTTDAHLLRSASEVISPYTPNYYLSEDRGTSSVPSLYRQEETMSPTSPKIVYAHKKTPDLRRKSRKQLLQEYELMRENGSLPNNLELIKGEQEEEKENVIPRTRSARSLGKAKSNFKFMHSYKFLSKVDSKYKKAQASDKAREKRISGEDVPVISTPEVRPTAPLDNANVNLSGTVTSAGDNLLAEEQRHSPSAVSSSSSSFTSSSSSCSSSSSLSLQYGALPYSVTTFLNTQFSHLVSEEPPPPPSFGVINDIIEEEEDSECDLSEFMVCAEESSCFERSLEDKLEMLDDKEVDENDREILDDSHGDFGQSPQKRQDLKLNLVKPQHAAINKVYKTRLLRHISEEPDSGGGASGSEEDIALRSPCRSSTPGTPRSPAIDIDDVFKQKQKEIEDGNTDDMSRVKDLAMRLKLATRRPSYLEWLGTIRQKSQEMSSVLESHPPLVLEEGKPEEEPTDEVRKKNLQSALCWLRQELIDMRQQDQQLARQLMQLRIELQRVRLLRSCNNHQALVDEVANEAEEARTFESNDLCEVPPDLREAFSPILREIGVTRMNITSRRFSLR
- the LOC136848227 gene encoding serine-rich adhesin for platelets-like isoform X2 encodes the protein MKDRKCESLFSFRRSNNRYSLHLEKTNKKEEDVQLKRASWSSFPLLKFSSFDDKGAREELATKSQSSEDVKHQHVNTPKVGCNFLRGSTASIRSAFSSSSSSSSSSSSSSSSSSPRIQSSGSSGKSSITSILEGSISDSHYDSSSTVEDNPPYLPAHYHHTTDAHLLRSASEVISPYTPNYYLSEDRGTSSVPSLYRQEETMSPTSPKIVYAHKKTPDLRRKSRKQLLQEYELMRENGSLPNNLELIKGEQEEEKENVIPRTRSARSLGKAKSNFKFMHSYKFLSKVDSKYKKAQASDKAREKRISGEDVPVISTPEVRPTAPLDNANVNLSGTVTSAGDNLLAEEQRHSPSAVSSSSSSFTSSSSSCSSSSSLSLQYGALPYSVTTFLNTQFSHLVSEEPPPPPSFGVINDIIEEEEDSECDLSEFMVCAEESSCFERSLEDKLEMLDDKEVDENDREILDDSHGDFGQSPQKRQDLKLNLVKPQHAAINKVYKTRLLRHISEEPDSGGGASGSEEDIALRSPCRSSTPGTPRPAIDIDDVFKQKQKEIEDGNTDDMSRVKDLAMRLKLATRRPSYLEWLGTIRQKSQEMSSVLESHPPLVLEEGKPEEEPTDEVRKKNLQSALCWLRQELIDMRQQDQQLARQLMQLRIELQRVRLLRSCNNHQALVDEVANEAEEARTFESNDLCEVPPDLREAFSPILREIGVTRMNITSRRFSLR